The Siniperca chuatsi isolate FFG_IHB_CAS linkage group LG2, ASM2008510v1, whole genome shotgun sequence genome window below encodes:
- the LOC122870041 gene encoding uncharacterized protein LOC122870041 isoform X1, translated as MRSFLLLLLPLMKGCEAGSIATECREGLFEITCKYPKVNRESTDVVSEESEVKGCPKGWVEFTWKYPKTNRNYQSIDIQCAIPKETTIQSTQKNVWENKGSVSLYHDTKNKNLRVVIKQLKPEDSGKYKCNKHGRSQKTDEVELEVEKDGCQSQLIQTAYKTAKTTITCDYTENKSMFFCKENGLTCEDILSTKSSVKSNRIFTLTETKRGFNMSISYVSSQHAGVYWCGVVLNKGNSRVSRKQIQLEVKDITTFKRSPTTGQNLTYWCKYENGTYINKFICKGEDPSICQPLVSAAQQNNTGKFSMKEDKEKSNSTITVRDVTPDDTGTYWCGAESTDKTRSNTFFHRFVMTVVSPTVSTTVSTTSSTSPVSSIQSTTASTESRGSFPVLVTVIICVAVLLLLFVLIFILIYKRSLDSTNTRNGAAAQHIKELRGEPAVAPGHHGPPRDPMDYVYEEIQQHVQKPDSGNAMNTIYATANFPTNPSDSLHYSSINFQSSSGRAGGEALILKPSSAACEYSTVKYSQSPTYSTVNQPSRSSQDPLYSTVNKPQSQ; from the exons ATGAGGAGCTTTCTTCTACTCCTCCTTCCTCTGATGAAAG GTTGTGAGGCCGGGTCTATAGCGACGGAATGCAGAGAAGGATTGTTTGAAATCACCTGCAAATATCCAAAAGTAAATAGAGAAAGTACTGATGTAGTGTCTGAAGAGTCTGAAGTCAAGGGATGCCCAAAAGGATGGGTTGAATTCACCTGGAAATATCCAAAAACAAATAGAAACTATCAAAGTATTGATATACAATGTGCCATTCCCAAAGAAACAACCATACAAAGTACTCAGAAGAATGTGTGGGAAAACAAAGGCAGCGTTTCCCTGTACCatgatacaaaaaataaaaatctcagGGTGGTCATTAAACAACTTAAACCTGAGGACTCTGGGAAGTACAAGTGTAATAAACATGGCCGATCTCAGAAAACCGATGAAGTGGAATTGGAAGTTG aGAAAGACGGCTGCCAGAGTCAATTGATTCAAACTGCGTACAAAACAGCTAAAACCACCATCACATGTgattacacagaaaacaaatccatgtttttctgcaaagaGAACGGTTTAACTTGTGAGGATATTTTATCAACAAAATCTTCTGTAAAGTCAAACAGGATATTCACGCTCACAGAAACCAAACGTGGCTTCAACATGTCCATCAGTTATGTGTCCTCACAGCATGCTGGTGTCTACTGGTGTGGAGTGGTATTAAATAAAGGAAATTCCCGAGTTTCACGCAAACAAATACAACTGGAGGTTAAAG aTATTACTACCTTCAAAAGGTCTCCAACTACTGGACAGAATCTTACATACTggtgtaaatatgaaaatggtACTTATATAAACAAATTCATCTGTAAGGGAGAAGATCCATCTATATGTCAACCTCTAGTAAGCGCCGCACAGCAAAACAACACTGGGAAGTTTTCCATGAAGGAGGACAAAGAGAAGAGCAATAGCACCATAACAGTGAGAGACGTAACACCAGACGACACTGGGACATACTGGTGCGGAGCTGAAAGCACTGACAAAACACGCAGCAACACATTCTTCCACAGATTTGTGATGACTGTAG taTCACCAACAGTTTCAACAACAGTTTCAACAACATCATCCACATCTCCTGTTTCTTCTATCCAGTCAACTACTGCATCTACTGAGAGTCGAG GAAGCTTTCCGGTCCTCGTTACAGTGATCATCTGTGtagctgtgctgctgctgctgtttgtgctaATTTTTATCCTCATCTACAAAC GAAGTTTAGATTCAACAAACACAAGAAATGGAGCGGCAGCACAGCACATCAAAGAG CTTCGTGGGGAACCCGCTGTAGCACCCGGGCACCACGGACCCCCCCGGGACCCTATG GACTATGTCTACGAGGAGATACAGCAGCACGTCCAGAAGCCAGACTCTGGAAATGCAATGAACACGATTTATGCCACTGCCAACTTTCCCACAAACCCCTCTGACTCGCTGCATTACTCTTCCATCAACTTTCAAAGCAGCTCTGGCAGAGCTGGTGGTGAGGCACTGATCCTCAAACCCAGCTCCGCTGCCTGCGAATATTCTACTGTGAAGTACAGCCAAAGTCCAACCTACTCTACTGTCAATCAACCATCCAGATCTTCACAGGATCCCCTCTATTCAACAGTCAACAAGCCACAGTCCCAATGA
- the LOC122870041 gene encoding uncharacterized protein LOC122870041 isoform X2 — protein sequence MRSFLLLLLPLMKGCEAGSIATECREGLFEITCKYPKVNRESTDVVSEESEVKGCPKGWVEFTWKYPKTNRNYQSIDIQCAIPKETTIQSTQKNVWENKGSVSLYHDTKNKNLRVVIKQLKPEDSGKYKCNKHGRSQKTDEVELEVEKDGCQSQLIQTAYKTAKTTITCDYTENKSMFFCKENGLTCEDILSTKSSVKSNRIFTLTETKRGFNMSISYVSSQHAGVYWCGVVLNKGNSRVSRKQIQLEVKDITTFKRSPTTGQNLTYWCKYENGTYINKFICKGEDPSICQPLVSAAQQNNTGKFSMKEDKEKSNSTITVRDVTPDDTGTYWCGAESTDKTRSNTFFHRFVMTVVSTTVSTTSSTSPVSSIQSTTASTESRGSFPVLVTVIICVAVLLLLFVLIFILIYKRSLDSTNTRNGAAAQHIKELRGEPAVAPGHHGPPRDPMDYVYEEIQQHVQKPDSGNAMNTIYATANFPTNPSDSLHYSSINFQSSSGRAGGEALILKPSSAACEYSTVKYSQSPTYSTVNQPSRSSQDPLYSTVNKPQSQ from the exons ATGAGGAGCTTTCTTCTACTCCTCCTTCCTCTGATGAAAG GTTGTGAGGCCGGGTCTATAGCGACGGAATGCAGAGAAGGATTGTTTGAAATCACCTGCAAATATCCAAAAGTAAATAGAGAAAGTACTGATGTAGTGTCTGAAGAGTCTGAAGTCAAGGGATGCCCAAAAGGATGGGTTGAATTCACCTGGAAATATCCAAAAACAAATAGAAACTATCAAAGTATTGATATACAATGTGCCATTCCCAAAGAAACAACCATACAAAGTACTCAGAAGAATGTGTGGGAAAACAAAGGCAGCGTTTCCCTGTACCatgatacaaaaaataaaaatctcagGGTGGTCATTAAACAACTTAAACCTGAGGACTCTGGGAAGTACAAGTGTAATAAACATGGCCGATCTCAGAAAACCGATGAAGTGGAATTGGAAGTTG aGAAAGACGGCTGCCAGAGTCAATTGATTCAAACTGCGTACAAAACAGCTAAAACCACCATCACATGTgattacacagaaaacaaatccatgtttttctgcaaagaGAACGGTTTAACTTGTGAGGATATTTTATCAACAAAATCTTCTGTAAAGTCAAACAGGATATTCACGCTCACAGAAACCAAACGTGGCTTCAACATGTCCATCAGTTATGTGTCCTCACAGCATGCTGGTGTCTACTGGTGTGGAGTGGTATTAAATAAAGGAAATTCCCGAGTTTCACGCAAACAAATACAACTGGAGGTTAAAG aTATTACTACCTTCAAAAGGTCTCCAACTACTGGACAGAATCTTACATACTggtgtaaatatgaaaatggtACTTATATAAACAAATTCATCTGTAAGGGAGAAGATCCATCTATATGTCAACCTCTAGTAAGCGCCGCACAGCAAAACAACACTGGGAAGTTTTCCATGAAGGAGGACAAAGAGAAGAGCAATAGCACCATAACAGTGAGAGACGTAACACCAGACGACACTGGGACATACTGGTGCGGAGCTGAAAGCACTGACAAAACACGCAGCAACACATTCTTCCACAGATTTGTGATGACTGTAG TTTCAACAACAGTTTCAACAACATCATCCACATCTCCTGTTTCTTCTATCCAGTCAACTACTGCATCTACTGAGAGTCGAG GAAGCTTTCCGGTCCTCGTTACAGTGATCATCTGTGtagctgtgctgctgctgctgtttgtgctaATTTTTATCCTCATCTACAAAC GAAGTTTAGATTCAACAAACACAAGAAATGGAGCGGCAGCACAGCACATCAAAGAG CTTCGTGGGGAACCCGCTGTAGCACCCGGGCACCACGGACCCCCCCGGGACCCTATG GACTATGTCTACGAGGAGATACAGCAGCACGTCCAGAAGCCAGACTCTGGAAATGCAATGAACACGATTTATGCCACTGCCAACTTTCCCACAAACCCCTCTGACTCGCTGCATTACTCTTCCATCAACTTTCAAAGCAGCTCTGGCAGAGCTGGTGGTGAGGCACTGATCCTCAAACCCAGCTCCGCTGCCTGCGAATATTCTACTGTGAAGTACAGCCAAAGTCCAACCTACTCTACTGTCAATCAACCATCCAGATCTTCACAGGATCCCCTCTATTCAACAGTCAACAAGCCACAGTCCCAATGA
- the LOC122870041 gene encoding uncharacterized protein LOC122870041 isoform X3, with protein MRSFLLLLLPLMKGCEAGSIATECREGLFEITCKYPKVNRESTDVVSEESEVKGCPKGWVEFTWKYPKTNRNYQSIDIQCAIPKETTIQSTQKNVWENKGSVSLYHDTKNKNLRVVIKQLKPEDSGKYKCNKHGRSQKTDEVELEVEKDGCQSQLIQTAYKTAKTTITCDYTENKSMFFCKENGLTCEDILSTKSSVKSNRIFTLTETKRGFNMSISYVSSQHAGVYWCGVVLNKGNSRVSRKQIQLEVKDITTFKRSPTTGQNLTYWCKYENGTYINKFICKGEDPSICQPLVSAAQQNNTGKFSMKEDKEKSNSTITVRDVTPDDTGTYWCGAESTDKTRSNTFFHRFVMTVVSPTVSTTVSTTSSTSPVSSIQSTTASTESRGSFPVLVTVIICVAVLLLLFVLIFILIYKRSLDSTNTRNGAAAQHIKEDYVYEEIQQHVQKPDSGNAMNTIYATANFPTNPSDSLHYSSINFQSSSGRAGGEALILKPSSAACEYSTVKYSQSPTYSTVNQPSRSSQDPLYSTVNKPQSQ; from the exons ATGAGGAGCTTTCTTCTACTCCTCCTTCCTCTGATGAAAG GTTGTGAGGCCGGGTCTATAGCGACGGAATGCAGAGAAGGATTGTTTGAAATCACCTGCAAATATCCAAAAGTAAATAGAGAAAGTACTGATGTAGTGTCTGAAGAGTCTGAAGTCAAGGGATGCCCAAAAGGATGGGTTGAATTCACCTGGAAATATCCAAAAACAAATAGAAACTATCAAAGTATTGATATACAATGTGCCATTCCCAAAGAAACAACCATACAAAGTACTCAGAAGAATGTGTGGGAAAACAAAGGCAGCGTTTCCCTGTACCatgatacaaaaaataaaaatctcagGGTGGTCATTAAACAACTTAAACCTGAGGACTCTGGGAAGTACAAGTGTAATAAACATGGCCGATCTCAGAAAACCGATGAAGTGGAATTGGAAGTTG aGAAAGACGGCTGCCAGAGTCAATTGATTCAAACTGCGTACAAAACAGCTAAAACCACCATCACATGTgattacacagaaaacaaatccatgtttttctgcaaagaGAACGGTTTAACTTGTGAGGATATTTTATCAACAAAATCTTCTGTAAAGTCAAACAGGATATTCACGCTCACAGAAACCAAACGTGGCTTCAACATGTCCATCAGTTATGTGTCCTCACAGCATGCTGGTGTCTACTGGTGTGGAGTGGTATTAAATAAAGGAAATTCCCGAGTTTCACGCAAACAAATACAACTGGAGGTTAAAG aTATTACTACCTTCAAAAGGTCTCCAACTACTGGACAGAATCTTACATACTggtgtaaatatgaaaatggtACTTATATAAACAAATTCATCTGTAAGGGAGAAGATCCATCTATATGTCAACCTCTAGTAAGCGCCGCACAGCAAAACAACACTGGGAAGTTTTCCATGAAGGAGGACAAAGAGAAGAGCAATAGCACCATAACAGTGAGAGACGTAACACCAGACGACACTGGGACATACTGGTGCGGAGCTGAAAGCACTGACAAAACACGCAGCAACACATTCTTCCACAGATTTGTGATGACTGTAG taTCACCAACAGTTTCAACAACAGTTTCAACAACATCATCCACATCTCCTGTTTCTTCTATCCAGTCAACTACTGCATCTACTGAGAGTCGAG GAAGCTTTCCGGTCCTCGTTACAGTGATCATCTGTGtagctgtgctgctgctgctgtttgtgctaATTTTTATCCTCATCTACAAAC GAAGTTTAGATTCAACAAACACAAGAAATGGAGCGGCAGCACAGCACATCAAAGAG GACTATGTCTACGAGGAGATACAGCAGCACGTCCAGAAGCCAGACTCTGGAAATGCAATGAACACGATTTATGCCACTGCCAACTTTCCCACAAACCCCTCTGACTCGCTGCATTACTCTTCCATCAACTTTCAAAGCAGCTCTGGCAGAGCTGGTGGTGAGGCACTGATCCTCAAACCCAGCTCCGCTGCCTGCGAATATTCTACTGTGAAGTACAGCCAAAGTCCAACCTACTCTACTGTCAATCAACCATCCAGATCTTCACAGGATCCCCTCTATTCAACAGTCAACAAGCCACAGTCCCAATGA
- the LOC122870041 gene encoding CMRF35-like molecule 8 isoform X4: MFFCKENGLTCEDILSTKSSVKSNRIFTLTETKRGFNMSISYVSSQHAGVYWCGVVLNKGNSRVSRKQIQLEVKDITTFKRSPTTGQNLTYWCKYENGTYINKFICKGEDPSICQPLVSAAQQNNTGKFSMKEDKEKSNSTITVRDVTPDDTGTYWCGAESTDKTRSNTFFHRFVMTVVSPTVSTTVSTTSSTSPVSSIQSTTASTESRGSFPVLVTVIICVAVLLLLFVLIFILIYKRSLDSTNTRNGAAAQHIKELRGEPAVAPGHHGPPRDPMDYVYEEIQQHVQKPDSGNAMNTIYATANFPTNPSDSLHYSSINFQSSSGRAGGEALILKPSSAACEYSTVKYSQSPTYSTVNQPSRSSQDPLYSTVNKPQSQ, from the exons atgtttttctgcaaagaGAACGGTTTAACTTGTGAGGATATTTTATCAACAAAATCTTCTGTAAAGTCAAACAGGATATTCACGCTCACAGAAACCAAACGTGGCTTCAACATGTCCATCAGTTATGTGTCCTCACAGCATGCTGGTGTCTACTGGTGTGGAGTGGTATTAAATAAAGGAAATTCCCGAGTTTCACGCAAACAAATACAACTGGAGGTTAAAG aTATTACTACCTTCAAAAGGTCTCCAACTACTGGACAGAATCTTACATACTggtgtaaatatgaaaatggtACTTATATAAACAAATTCATCTGTAAGGGAGAAGATCCATCTATATGTCAACCTCTAGTAAGCGCCGCACAGCAAAACAACACTGGGAAGTTTTCCATGAAGGAGGACAAAGAGAAGAGCAATAGCACCATAACAGTGAGAGACGTAACACCAGACGACACTGGGACATACTGGTGCGGAGCTGAAAGCACTGACAAAACACGCAGCAACACATTCTTCCACAGATTTGTGATGACTGTAG taTCACCAACAGTTTCAACAACAGTTTCAACAACATCATCCACATCTCCTGTTTCTTCTATCCAGTCAACTACTGCATCTACTGAGAGTCGAG GAAGCTTTCCGGTCCTCGTTACAGTGATCATCTGTGtagctgtgctgctgctgctgtttgtgctaATTTTTATCCTCATCTACAAAC GAAGTTTAGATTCAACAAACACAAGAAATGGAGCGGCAGCACAGCACATCAAAGAG CTTCGTGGGGAACCCGCTGTAGCACCCGGGCACCACGGACCCCCCCGGGACCCTATG GACTATGTCTACGAGGAGATACAGCAGCACGTCCAGAAGCCAGACTCTGGAAATGCAATGAACACGATTTATGCCACTGCCAACTTTCCCACAAACCCCTCTGACTCGCTGCATTACTCTTCCATCAACTTTCAAAGCAGCTCTGGCAGAGCTGGTGGTGAGGCACTGATCCTCAAACCCAGCTCCGCTGCCTGCGAATATTCTACTGTGAAGTACAGCCAAAGTCCAACCTACTCTACTGTCAATCAACCATCCAGATCTTCACAGGATCCCCTCTATTCAACAGTCAACAAGCCACAGTCCCAATGA
- the LOC122870256 gene encoding uncharacterized protein LOC122870256 — MKTFPLLILSLMTVSPTVSARSSTDPVSSTQSTAASTESRVSTTSSTSPVSSNPIAAAYRSFPVLVTVIICVAVLLLFVLIFILIYKRLIHSKNTRNGAAAQYIKEDYVYEEIQQHVQKPDSGNAMNTIYATANFPTNPSDSLHYSSINFQSSSGRAGGEALILKPSSAACEYSTVKYRILSTQQSTSQSRNEERSALSGINEMY, encoded by the exons atgaagacttttcctctactcatCCTCTCACTGATGACAG tatCACCAACAGTTTCAGCAAGATCATCGACTGATCCTGTCTCTTCAACCCAGTCAACTGCTGCATCTACTGAGAGTCGTG TTTCAACAACATCATCCACATCTCCTGTTTCTTCTAACCCCATAGCTGCTGCATATA GAAGCTTTCCGGTCCTCGTTACAGTGATCATCTGTGtagctgtgctgctgctgtttgtgctaATTTTTATCCTCATCTACAAAC GACTTATACattcaaaaaacacaagaaatggAGCGGCAGCACAGTACATCAAAGAG GATTATGTCTACGAGGAGATACAGCAGCACGTCCAGAAGCCAGACTCTGGAAATGCAATGAACACGATTTATGCCACTGCCAACTTTCCCACAAACCCCTCTGACTCGCTGCATTACTCTTCCATCAACTTTCAAAGCAGCTCTGGCAGAGCTGGTGGTGAGGCACTGATCCTCAAACCCAGCTCCGCTGCCTGCGAATATTCTACTGTGAAGTACAGGATCCTCTCTACTCAACAGTCAACAAGCCAAAGTCGCAATGAGGAAAGATCAGCCCTGTCAGGAATTAATGAAATGTACTAA